In one window of Acidovorax sp. HDW3 DNA:
- a CDS encoding RNA-binding protein: MGNKLYVGNLPYSFRDGDLEQTFSEFGAVQSAKVMMERDTGRSKGFGFVEMGSDAEAQAAIQGVHGKNFGGRDLVVNVARPMEPRPPRSGGFGGGYGGGREGGYGGGRGAY, from the coding sequence ATGGGCAACAAACTGTACGTGGGCAACCTGCCCTATTCCTTCCGCGACGGCGATCTCGAACAAACCTTCAGCGAATTCGGCGCCGTGCAAAGCGCCAAGGTCATGATGGAGCGCGACACCGGCCGCTCCAAGGGCTTTGGCTTCGTTGAAATGGGCAGCGATGCCGAAGCCCAGGCCGCCATCCAGGGCGTGCACGGCAAGAACTTCGGTGGCCGCGACTTGGTGGTCAACGTCGCCCGCCCGATGGAGCCGCGCCCGCCGCGCTCCGGCGGCTTCGGCGGCGGCTACGGCGGTGGCCGTGAAGGCGGTTACGGCGGTGGCCGTGGCGCTTACTAA